One Pieris napi chromosome 13, ilPieNapi1.2, whole genome shotgun sequence genomic window carries:
- the LOC125055035 gene encoding putative inorganic phosphate cotransporter: MDEEYGVNKTQAHNLLGQKTQTPQKRKDNALTKTLRSCCYIPQRYILGVMGLLGVCNAYTMRVCLNLAITQMVNRTKSSTDHFDPDACPNDEIVGNATAILKPYAIFDWDEKTQGLILSGFYYGYAATQVPGGYLAEKFGGKWTLGVGLLSTALFTFLTPIVIRAGGATWLFILRVLQGMGEGPTMPALMIMLARWVPPHERGFQGALVFGGAQIGNIFGSFMSGILLADGNDWAYVFYFFGGFGILWFVLWSLLCYSTPNSHPYITKKELNYLNKNVTTAETSHAKDPVPWKAILRSVPAWALVWAAVGHDWGYYTMVTDLPKYSHDVLKFNIATTGVLTALPYIAMWLSSFVFGFVCDICIKKGWHTIKTGRIIHTTIAATGPAICIIMASYAGCDRVAAMVYFVLSMALMGGFYSGMKVNALDLAPNYAGSLTSLVNTTSTFAGIITPYLIGLLTPDSTLVQWRTAFWVCFTVLVGTNVVYCIWADGEQQWWDDVRKFGYPADWKHGSILRDDTIEQPEAVKLSSRKDTDDD, encoded by the exons ATGGATGAGGAATATGGAGTGAATAAAACGCAGGCGCATAATCTTCTGGGACAAAAGACACAAACACCACAGAAAAGAAAAGACAATGCACTCACGAAAACCTTACGTTCAT gCTGCTACATACCACAACGGTACATTTTGGGTGTTATGGGCTTGTTGGGCGTCTGCAATGCTTACACCATGCGTGTATGTTTGAACTTAGCTATAACCCAAATGGTGAATCGCACAAAGTCCAGTACAGACCATTTCGATCCCGACGCCTGCCCCAACGACGAAATCGTTGGAAATGCAACTGCTATTCTTAAACCA TACGCAATCTTCGACTGGGACGAAAAGACACAGGGATTAATATTAAGTGGTTTTTACTATGGTTACGCGGCCACTCAAGTACCGGGCGGATATTTGGCTGAAAAGTTCGGAGGGAAATGGACTTTGGGTGTTGGCCTTCTAAGTACCGCACTGTTTACATTCTTGACACCAATTGTCATTCGGGCAGGGGGTGCCACTTGGTTGTTTATACTGAGAGTTCTGCAGGGAATGGGAGAG ggTCCAACCATGCCAGCCCTTATGATAATGCTGGCGCGATGGGTACCACCCCATGAGAGAGGTTTTCAAGGCGCCCTGGTGTTTGGAGGCGCCCAGATTGGGAACATATTCGGCTCATTCATGTCTGGAATACTTTTAGCCGATGGCAATGATTGGGCGTACGTATTCTATTTCTTCGGAGGCTTTGGTATACTTTGGTTCGTTTTGTGG AGTCTTTTATGCTATTCAACGCCGAATTCGCATCCTTATATCACGAAGAaggaattaaattacttaaataagaATGTAACTACTGCTGAGACGAGCCATGCAAAGGACCCGGTACCCTGGAAGGCAATATTGCGATCAGTGCCCGCCTGGGCGCTTGTTTGGGCTGCG gtcggccaCGACTGGGGCTATTACACAATGGTAACAGACCTACCCAAGTACTCTCACGACGTTCTCAAATTCAATATTGCAACCACTGGAGTCCTAACCGCATTGCCATATATTGCGATGTGGCTAAGTTCCTTTGTATTTGGTTTCGTTTGCGACATATGTATCAAGAAAGGCTGGCATACGATCAAGACTGGGAGAATCATTCACACAACTATTG CTGCTACCGGTCCTgcaatttgtataataatggCATCTTACGCTGGCTGTGATAGAGTTGCTGCTAtggtatattttgtattgtctATGGCTCTGATGGGAGGTTTCTACAGCGGTATGAAG GTAAACGCATTGGATTTGGCACCAAATTATGCTGGTTCACTGACATCTCTTGTCAATACGACATCGACATTCGCTGGAATCATAACACCCTACCTCATAGGATTGTTGACGCCTGAC TCAACACTCGTGCAATGGCGGACAGCATTCTGGGTATGTTTCACAGTGTTAGTTGGTACGAACGTAGTTTACTGTATATGGGCGGATGGGGAGCAACAATGGTGGGATGACGTCAGAAAGTTCGGCTACCCAGCAGACTGGAAGCACGGATCAATTTTACGAGATGACACCATTGAACAACCAGAAGCAGTTAAGCTATCGAGCAGAAAAGACACTGATGATGATTAG